A window of the Lactuca sativa cultivar Salinas chromosome 7, Lsat_Salinas_v11, whole genome shotgun sequence genome harbors these coding sequences:
- the LOC111879555 gene encoding uncharacterized protein LOC111879555, with product MENKSIPQSHSSLGFFQIIKESFKTTSRNGKVLVPIMLFVFVSFSMLDFAEKYLLAPVVKDIVLQLAIHPNMIQDLSNSIDQNMYAGALNDVREIVLVNLLIMASSSIITLTFLVAIVSSSYEAYTAKVISSKDLNSIIMKSWKRPLESSFYMGLLSLGIVFLYFISFCITAMLAVNSWALLFFGVIILTIPVCYIYMATLWMVSMVVSVLEEGYGGVKAIGRAAELMKGKRLQASLMMVLFSVAYCVVNQMAIPLTSYNLSMSTQLAIRIPFTNGLFCLVTLFMFVVYTIFYHERKTSHDKKEGKGFYLPIAAGEV from the coding sequence ATGGAGAACAAATCAATCCCTCAATCCCATTCTTCTTTAGGGTTCTTTCAAATCATCAAGGAGTCCTTCAAAACCACAAGCAGAAATGGAAAAGTGCTAGTTCCGATCATGCTctttgtttttgtttcattttctATGTTAGATTTTGCTGAAAAGTATTTACTTGCACCTGTCGTTAAAGATATTGTGTTGCAGTTGGCTATACACCCCAACATGATTCAAGATCTCAGCAATAGTATCGACCAAAACATGTATGCTGGTGCCCTCAACGATGTTCGTGAAATAGTCCTTGTCAATCTGTTGATAATGGCCAGTTCCTCTATCATCACACTAACTTTCCTAGTGGCCATAgtttcttcttcatatgaagCTTACACAGCGAAAGTAATATCCTCAAAAGACTTAAACTCTATAATAATGAAAAGTTGGAAAAGACCATTAGAATCTAGCTTTTACATGGGTTTGCTGAGTTTGGGTATCGTTTTTCTTTACTTCATTTCTTTCTGTATAACCGCCATGTTGGCAGTAAATTCATGGGCACTTCTCTTCTTTGGAGTTATCATTCTTACAATCCCAGTTTGTTACATTTACATGGCCACCCTGTGGATGGTTAGTATGGTTGTTTCAGTCTTAGAAGAAGGTTATGGCGGTGTTAAAGCAATTGGGAGGGCTGCGGAGCTAATGAAAGGGAAAAGACTACAAGCGTCACTGATGATGGTTCTATTTTCAGTTGCCTATTGTGTTGTTAATCAGATGGCTATTCCCCTTACGAGCTATAACTTGAGCATGAGCACACAATTGGCTATCAGGATTCCTTTCACTAACGGACTATTCTGTTTAGTGACACTCTTTATGTTTGTGGTGTATACCATTTTCTACCATGAACGGAAAACAAGCCATGACAAAAAGGAAGGGAAAGGATTTTATCTTCCAATTGCTGCTGGTGAAGTTTAG